The Grus americana isolate bGruAme1 chromosome 8, bGruAme1.mat, whole genome shotgun sequence genome includes a region encoding these proteins:
- the FAM163A gene encoding protein FAM163A, protein MTAGTVVITGGILATVILLCIIAVLCYCRLQYYCCKKDDSDEEEEEEEEEEEEPNLPTHSHLGTCNACNSRMVDGLGSPAPPLSELNQHGAHNYCPTCSPYGSPFYIRTADMVHNGGERVTYTPACYKEMGPPINMATLQSYPVSRHGLLRESFPNPRAISTEV, encoded by the exons ATGACAGCGGGAACCGTTGTTATCACCGGGGGAATCCTAGCAACGGTGATCCTACTGTGCATCATTGCCGTGCTCTGCTACTGTAGGCTACAG TACTACTGCTGCAAGAAAGATGACTCcgatgaggaagaggaggaggaggaggaggaagaggaagagccCAACCTTCCCACGCACTCGCACCTCGGCACGTGCAACGCCTGCAACTCCCGCATGGTGGacggcctgggcagccccgcgccccccctCAGCGAGCTCAACCAGCACGGGGCTCACAACTACTGCCCGACCTGCTCCCCCTACGGCTCCCCCTTTTACATCCGGACTGCCGACATGGTGCACAACGGGGGCGAGAGGGTCACCTACACCCCCGCGTGCTACAAGGAGATGGGGCCGCCCATCAACATGGCCACCCTGCAAAGCTACCCGGTGAGCCGCCACGGCCTCCTCCGCGAGAGCTTCCCGAACCCGCGGGCTATCAGCACGGAGGTGTAG
- the LOC129209636 gene encoding ADAMTS-like protein 2 isoform X7: MARAQDGTSCKDRTYQGVCINGKCEPVGCDGSLYSPRTMDRCRVCGGDGSTCHRVSGSFRKAISQIGYVFITNIPAGATDILIIERRKTENILALADESGHFFFNGNSIIDNPQNFRVAGTIFKYRRPSSLSSDGLEYIIAHGPTNQSLNAMYYNFNGKMPHITYDYTVPRTPPLQTAAPAVDRPLYQHLPEPSQNHPIPANSRAAQDFNATWLSLSPDDTSEQLPLREGHEDLGFGHPHFFQTNSTTQTQDWGWEQGEEKEKYDFQIRQVYHANTAGEEEEEKAAAIGGETELALRFNQISISTAVPYSMRRSELSENSRMASSRLRLFRRLCHRDPHNTAFCRELQHLAARLAPRNSTAGLWTETAARWLQGLHKAPARKNSLEDLKVEAFAGSHGEAANYSMMASVESTLLGASTTADISQAEPLQAPGTESNEFDVSPLGHDDISLADMYRWKVSAYAPCSSTCTSAGISTSYAMCVRYDGVEVDETYCDALTRPEPTHEFCAGRDCQPRWETSRWSECSRTCGEGYQYRTVRCWKMLAPGFDSSVYDDLCESAGLARPMERKACKNKACGPQWELSEWSECSARCGTQGTMKREVRCSVEAPLCDELRKPSSEKVCTGPPCDRRWTASDWGPCSGSCGEGRMSRFIACRNLEGKVISDSQCDPATKPLAVHPCGDKNCPAHWVEQEWDQCDASCGRGMKTRAVLCAGLENGVYREYPEKRCEASQKPEEQAACFKRPCSTWFTTSWSQCSKTCGAGVRLREVKCYQGEALAQGCDPTSKPEARQMCQLQPCPTEAPEEDCEDKATANCVLVLKVKLCSHWYYRKACCRSCRLKSP; encoded by the exons CCAGTTGGGTGCGATGGGAGCCTGTACTCACCCCGGACGATGGACAGATGCAGGGTGTGTGGAGGGGACGGCAGCACTTGCCACCGTGTCTCGGGCAGCTTCCGAAAGGCAATCTCACAGATAG GTTACGTGTTCATCACCAACATTCCTGCCGGTGCCACGGACATCCTCATCATCGAGcgcaggaaaacagaaaacatcctAG CACTCGCGGATGAATCCGGGCATTTCTTCTTCAACGGCAACTCCATCATTGATAACCCCCAGAACTTCAGGGTAGCTGGCACGATCTTCAAGTACCGGCGGCCCTCGAGCCTGAGCTCAGATGGGCTGGAGTATATCATAGCTCATGGGCCCACTAACCAGTCTCTGAACGCCATG TACTATAACTTCAATGGGAAAATGCCACACATAACTTATGACTACACCGTACCACGGACACCACCTCTCCAGACTGCAGCCCCTGCAGTAGACAGACCTCTCTATCAACACCTCCCAGAGCCCAGCCAGAACCATCCCATTCCAGCCAACTCCAGAGCTGCCCAGGACTTCAATGCCACGTGGCTCTCCTTATCACCAGATGACACCAGTGAACAGCTTCCTCTAAGAGAAGGGCATGAAGATTTAGGCTTTGGTCATCCGCACTTCTTCCAGACCAACTCCACCACACAGACTCAGGACTGGGGCTGGGAACAAGGTGAAGAGAAGGAGAAGTATGACTTCCAGATAAGACAGGTCTACCATGCAAACacagcaggagaggaagaggaggagaaagcagcagcaattgGTGGAGAAACAGAGTTGG ctctcAGGTTCAACCAAATTTCCATCAGCACGGCTGTACCCTACAGCATGAGGCGATCGGAGCTCTCGGAGAACAGCCGCATGGCATCCTCCAGGCTTCGTCTCTTCAGGCGACTGTGTCACCGAGACCCGCACAACACTGCCTTCTGTAGGGAGCTGCAGCACCTGGCAGCAAGGCTGGCCCCGAGGAACTCCACAGCAGGACTATGGACCGAGACGGCTGCCCGGTGGCTGCAGGGCCTCCACAAAGCGCCGGCCCGTAAGAACTCACTGGAGGACTTGAAGGTGGAGGCATTTGCTGGGAGTCATGGGGAAGCAGCCAACTACAGCATGATGGCATCTGTGGAGAGCACTCTGCTAGGTGCCAGCACAACTGCGGACATCAGCCAGGCAGAGCCTCTGCAAGCCCCTGGCACTGAAAG CAATGAGTTTGATGTGAGCCCCCTGGGCCATGATGACATCAGCTTGGCTGACATGTATCGGTGGAAAGTCTCAGCGTATGCCCCCTGCAGCTCCACGTGCACTTCAG CAGGTATCAGCACCTCCTATGCGATGTGTGTCCGGTATGACGGAGTGGAAGTGGATGAAACGTACTGCGATGCCCTAACCCGACCAGAACCTACTCACGAATTTTGCGCGGGGAGAGATTGCCAGCCTAG GTGGGAGACCAGCCGGTGGAGTGAATGCTCCAGAACCTGTGGTGAGGGCTATCAGTACCGCACCGTGCGCTGCTGGAAGATGTTGGCTCCAGGCTTTGACAGCTCCGTTTATGATGACCTCTGTGAgtcagctgggctggccaggCCCATGGAGAGGAAAGCCTGCAAGAACAAGGCCTGTGGGCCCCAGTGGGAGCTCTCCGAGTGGTCCGAG TGTTCGGCCCGATGTGGCACGCAGGGGACGATGAAGCGGGAGGTGCGCTGCTCGGTGGAAGCACCCCTCTGCGACGAGTTGCGGAAGCCCAGCAGCGAGAAGGTGTGCACAGGACCGCCCTGTGACCGCCGCTGGACTGCTTCGGATTGGGGCCCG TGCTCAGGTTCGTGTGGTGAGGGACGCATGAGCCGCTTCATCGCCTGTCGCAACCTGGAGGGGAAGGTGATCTCTGACTCGCAGTGTGACCCAGCCACCAAGCCCCTGGCTGTCCATCCATGTGGAGACAAGAACTGCCCTGCACACTGGGTGGAGCAGGAGTGGGACCAG TGTGATGCTAGCTGCGGGCGAGGGATGAAGACCCGGGCTGTCTTGTGCGCGGGCCTGGAGAATGGTGTGTACAGGGAGTATCCCGAGAAGCGCTGTGAGGCCTCTCAGAAACCTGAGGAGCAAGCTGCCTGTTTCAAGAGGCCATGTTCTACGTGGTTCACTACCTCCTGGTCTCAG TGCAGCAAGACGTGTGGTGCTGGTGTGCGACTGCGTGAGGTGAAGTGTTACCAGGGGGAAGCGCTGGCTCAGGGCTGTGACCCCACTTCCAAACCAGAAGCCAGGCAGATGTGCCAACTCCAGCCATGCCCCACAGAGGCACCAG AAGAAGACTGTGAAGACAAAGCGACGGCCAACTGCGTGCTGGTGCTGAAGGTGAAGCTGTGCTCTCACTGGTACTACAGGAAGGCGTGCTGCCGGTCGTGTCGGCTCAAGTCACCCTGA